Genomic segment of uncultured Desulfobacter sp.:
AATGCCTACGACCAGAAGGCCATGAAAGCCCAATGGCTGGATCCGGCCATTGTATTCGGCATGGCCTACAGGTTCGTCAGTCCCAAAGAGCGGGTTTTGGATATAGGTATCGGCACCGGCCTGTCCTCCGAGTTGTTTTTCAAGGCAGGGCTTGAAATCCACGGGATTGATTTTTCGCACCAGATGCTTGGGTTATGCCGTGCAAAGGGGATGGCCAAGGATTTAAAGGAGCATGACCTGTCAGTTACCCCCTATCCTTATCCGGATAATTTTGCCCATCATGCCGTGTGCACCGGGGTCACCCATATTTTCGAGGACATCACCCCGATTTTTAAAGAAGTTTCAAGGATGCTTAAAGAAAACGGAATGTTTGCCTTTGTGGTGGCCCATTGTGATGAAGGTGAAAAGCGAACGAGATCCGTTAAACCCCACGCAGATCCCCAAAAAGAGAATATGCTCATGTATGGCTATTGTGACAAACAAATTGAAATGCTGACTAAAGAACACGGGTTTGGCCCGGTGTATGATCTTGAATTCAATGCCTGTGCCATTGCAAACCAACCCGGGCGGTACAAAGCCAGGGTCATCCAAAAGCAGCCTGTCACGCCTTGCCAGTCCTGATAAACTGCACCAGCATCAGGGAGACAAAGCTGATGCTGGCACCGGCCAGGAAAGGAATCTTGTAATCCACCAGCCAAAGCGCCCCGCCGATGGCTGGCAGGGCCACGGCTGCAATGTGGTTGATGGTGGTTCCGGCAGCCGCAGACGGGGCAATGTCTTTAGTGTCGCAGATTTTCTGGAAGTAGGTTTTAATGCAGATGTTGAAGCTGAAAGATACGTGGTCCAGGATGTACAGCGCCACCACAGCCATCTTGCTTTGAGTGAAGGCATAGGCCGTAAAAATCAGGATCAGAAAAAAATACTCCACCGAGAGCAGTTTTCTTTCCCCGAAGCGGATCACGGCACGGCCAACAGCCGGGTTGATGAAAAAGTTGACGGCATTGTTTAAAAGAAAGAGCAGGGTGATCTGCGTAATGGAAAAGTCAAATTTCTGGACCAGCAGGAATGATGCAAAAGCGATGAAGATCTGGCGCCTGGCCCCGGCCATGAAGGTTAGAAGATAATAAAGCCAGTATCGCTTGCGAAATACCATGGATTTGAGCTGCACAGGCATGCCGGGCTGTTCGGGATTCCGGGTAAATTCCCAGAAGCCGAAAAAGATGATGATTGATCCCAAAAGGGTATACATCAGGGTATAGCTCAAAAACGAAGAGACCGCCAGGATCACAAGCTCTGCTACAATGTTGGCCATGGCCGCCCACCTTTGCTGGGCCGCAAAGACAATGGGGCCGTACCCTGGGGGAAATATTGCAGGGTTAACGACTGGGCACAGGTCTGGTAGTAATGAAATCCGAAGCTCATGACCAGGGTGGTGGCAATCAGGCCTGCAAAACTGGGCAGAAGACCGGTGAGGAATACACCTATGCCAAGAAGAACAATGGAGAGAGCCGCCAGCCGGTGCTCGGAAAAGATCAGCAGCAAGTAGGCCACCAGGACGCCCAGAAGGCCTGGGATTTCCCTGACGGACTGGATCCCCCCCACATGCTCACCATCCAGCCCCACCACGTAAAAGGCATAGTTGTCAAACAGGGTGCGCCAGCACTGCAGGCCGCCTGTACAGCACACCGTTAAAATGAT
This window contains:
- a CDS encoding class I SAM-dependent methyltransferase → MEKIKQIFNSEHANAYDQKAMKAQWLDPAIVFGMAYRFVSPKERVLDIGIGTGLSSELFFKAGLEIHGIDFSHQMLGLCRAKGMAKDLKEHDLSVTPYPYPDNFAHHAVCTGVTHIFEDITPIFKEVSRMLKENGMFAFVVAHCDEGEKRTRSVKPHADPQKENMLMYGYCDKQIEMLTKEHGFGPVYDLEFNACAIANQPGRYKARVIQKQPVTPCQS